A window of Bacillus sp. SM2101 contains these coding sequences:
- a CDS encoding thiol-disulfide oxidoreductase DCC family protein — protein sequence MNNDNTTPIIIFDGVCNLCNGAVQFLLKRDKTDALCFTAMQSEAAKELLVTYQIPTNVDSFVFIDGNNFYLKSTAALQVSKYLPGLWKVFYLCRIIPVPIRDYVYDWVAKNRYKWFGRRTECMLPTPEIKKKFLN from the coding sequence ATGAATAATGACAACACGACTCCGATTATTATTTTTGATGGGGTTTGCAATTTATGTAACGGAGCTGTCCAGTTTTTACTAAAGAGAGATAAGACGGATGCATTGTGTTTTACTGCTATGCAATCAGAAGCTGCAAAGGAATTGTTAGTCACATATCAAATTCCAACCAATGTTGATAGCTTCGTTTTTATAGATGGGAATAACTTTTATTTAAAATCAACTGCAGCACTTCAAGTGTCTAAATATTTGCCGGGTTTATGGAAGGTGTTCTATCTGTGTAGGATCATACCTGTACCAATTCGTGATTATGTTTACGATTGGGTAGCAAAAAACCGCTATAAATGGTTTGGGCGTAGAACAGAATGTATGTTACCTACACCAGAAATCAAAAAGAAATTCCTTAACTAA
- a CDS encoding S-layer homology domain-containing protein, producing MNKSILMALIFVLISTFIWNNSVFAQIDKIENAKIINLNSEIETIHELDGSVYYYSFSIEQHGKFILELLTETEILDTYTILDQNKEEILSNPAPSTWILGLPKGSYYLAVSTKQNPAANVESFTLQINFEIDKYFKNSLGTNEIASATPIALNTTYQGFHYADENDYFTFQLTQKERVGIKGTYANATLYDSLTFKLLDEENNIINYALATPEGGFFEAELSEGTYVIDVWGSSPEGYYDLEVTTSDFKDLALNHWAVKEVQFLSDFNIIKGYQNGNFGPDDEVRRGQAALMFVRALNLDLDNRPNPGFEDITADHIYYKEIAAVVDEGIFPKGERFNAFDPLKRSDMAFALVNAYDLQGTFNGDIIDVDKAEPNYLYINTLAANQVTNLYSDGTFKPESVVNRAQFSVFFARILDERFK from the coding sequence ATGAACAAATCGATACTAATGGCTCTCATTTTCGTTTTGATTTCCACTTTCATTTGGAATAATAGTGTATTTGCTCAAATTGATAAAATTGAAAATGCAAAAATCATAAACTTAAATAGTGAAATTGAAACGATTCATGAATTAGATGGGTCAGTATACTATTATTCATTTTCAATTGAACAACATGGAAAATTCATACTGGAACTACTAACTGAGACAGAAATATTAGATACATATACAATCCTAGATCAGAATAAAGAAGAAATACTATCAAACCCTGCACCCTCAACGTGGATTTTAGGATTACCTAAGGGCTCATATTATTTAGCAGTTTCGACAAAACAAAATCCAGCTGCAAATGTCGAATCATTTACTTTACAAATTAATTTTGAGATAGACAAATATTTCAAAAACTCTTTAGGGACAAATGAAATAGCAAGCGCAACACCAATTGCATTAAATACAACCTATCAAGGTTTTCATTATGCAGACGAGAATGACTACTTCACATTTCAACTCACTCAAAAGGAACGAGTTGGTATAAAAGGAACTTACGCTAATGCAACCTTGTATGATTCTTTAACTTTTAAATTACTAGACGAAGAAAACAATATTATCAATTATGCTTTAGCTACACCTGAAGGCGGCTTTTTTGAAGCTGAATTAAGCGAAGGAACATATGTTATTGATGTGTGGGGATCTTCTCCAGAAGGATATTATGACCTTGAGGTAACAACAAGTGATTTTAAAGACTTAGCTTTAAATCATTGGGCAGTAAAGGAAGTTCAATTTTTATCAGATTTTAATATTATTAAAGGCTATCAAAATGGTAACTTTGGTCCTGATGATGAGGTTAGACGTGGACAGGCAGCACTTATGTTCGTAAGAGCTCTGAATCTTGACTTGGATAACCGTCCTAATCCAGGGTTTGAAGATATAACAGCTGATCATATTTATTACAAAGAAATCGCAGCAGTTGTTGATGAAGGAATCTTTCCTAAGGGAGAGAGATTCAATGCTTTCGATCCACTGAAACGAAGTGATATGGCCTTTGCTCTAGTAAATGCTTATGATTTACAAGGCACTTTTAACGGGGACATTATTGATGTTGATAAGGCAGAGCCAAATTACCTCTATATCAATACATTAGCTGCTAATCAAGTCACTAACTTATATAGTGATGGCACATTTAAACCAGAAAGTGTAGTCAATAGAGCACAGTTTTCAGTGTTTTTTGCTAGAATACTTGACGAAAGATTTAAGTAA
- a CDS encoding metal ABC transporter ATP-binding protein, translated as MNPVQVENVTVAYHRKPVLQEVSFTVPEGKLIGVIGPNGAGKSTLIKAILGLIPKASGDVQIYKKPYKAQRKLVGYVPQRGSVDWDFPTNALDVVLMGRYGHVGWFRRPHKRDVEFALSCLDKVGMKEFANRQISQLSGGQQQRVFLARALAQDATVYFMDEPFVGVDAATEKAIIALLTELKSQGKTVLVVHHDLQTVKEYFDWVLLLNMRKIAIGPTEEVFTIDNLQKTYGGRLAFLEHGNALVEQ; from the coding sequence AGTGAGCTTCACTGTTCCAGAGGGAAAGCTTATAGGTGTAATCGGTCCTAATGGAGCTGGGAAGTCGACGTTGATTAAAGCAATACTGGGGTTAATTCCTAAGGCAAGTGGAGATGTTCAAATTTATAAAAAGCCGTATAAAGCTCAACGAAAGCTTGTAGGGTACGTACCACAAAGAGGCTCTGTTGATTGGGATTTCCCAACCAATGCATTAGATGTAGTTTTAATGGGGAGATACGGTCACGTTGGATGGTTTCGCAGGCCGCATAAGAGGGATGTAGAGTTTGCTCTTTCTTGTCTAGATAAAGTTGGGATGAAGGAATTTGCTAATAGACAAATTAGTCAGTTATCAGGTGGACAACAGCAACGTGTGTTTCTTGCAAGAGCTTTGGCACAAGATGCAACAGTCTATTTTATGGATGAACCTTTTGTTGGAGTCGATGCAGCTACTGAAAAAGCAATCATTGCTTTATTGACAGAATTAAAATCACAAGGAAAAACAGTGCTCGTTGTACATCATGATTTACAAACAGTAAAGGAATATTTTGATTGGGTGCTGCTTTTAAACATGAGGAAAATCGCAATTGGTCCTACAGAAGAAGTATTTACAATTGATAATTTACAAAAAACATATGGTGGACGATTGGCATTTCTTGAACACGGAAATGCATTAGTTGAACAATAG
- a CDS encoding TetR/AcrR family transcriptional regulator yields the protein MKRGSKDVTPEKIIDVAKELFFRNGYKTTSLKEVADALNVTRPAIYHYFKSKDEIIFSIIDKVTWKITDFAKITLAREDIKDHEKFHLLVKQHILLILENKMDIGLFFDEKKNLSNDLINNSLQHIRLYYKHATKLYKNAVSSGDFVDIPPSIAVQTIFGSCNWAYQWYDANGHLSKEEIAEMMSSLLLNGYRSK from the coding sequence TTGAAAAGAGGATCAAAAGACGTAACTCCTGAAAAAATTATAGATGTAGCAAAAGAATTATTCTTTCGAAATGGATATAAAACCACTAGTTTAAAAGAAGTAGCTGATGCTCTCAATGTGACTCGACCAGCAATTTATCATTATTTTAAAAGTAAAGATGAAATTATTTTTTCAATTATTGATAAGGTTACTTGGAAAATTACTGATTTTGCAAAAATCACCTTAGCAAGAGAAGATATAAAGGATCATGAAAAATTTCATCTGCTCGTGAAACAACATATTTTATTAATCTTGGAAAACAAAATGGACATTGGTTTGTTTTTTGATGAAAAAAAGAATTTATCAAATGATTTAATTAATAACTCATTACAGCATATACGTTTGTATTATAAACATGCTACTAAACTATATAAAAATGCTGTATCATCAGGTGATTTCGTAGATATCCCACCGTCTATCGCAGTTCAAACGATTTTCGGATCATGTAATTGGGCTTATCAATGGTACGATGCTAACGGTCACCTTTCAAAAGAAGAAATAGCAGAAATGATGTCTTCATTGCTATTAAACGGTTATAGAAGCAAATAA
- a CDS encoding metal ABC transporter permease yields MSYAAWIIITGSLVGITCGMIGCFLILRKMAMLADAISHTVLLGIVGAYLISNSLDGINMLIGAVIVGLLTAFFVQLLDSSGVQSDAAIGVVFTSLFAVGVILLSLYADNVHLDVDHALMGEITFIPWDTIEIAGYNLGPKAVWMLGSVLVINLILIILFYKEIKIASFDPEMALALGIPVMFIHYLLMGMVSISTVASFDSVGAILVVAMLIVPGATAYLLTERLSIMLVISALIGVLAAVLGYYAAVLWNVSIAGAMATSAGIIFAITFFLSPKHGVLSRWLARRKVTIKDF; encoded by the coding sequence ATGAGTTATGCAGCTTGGATTATAATTACTGGTTCACTTGTAGGTATTACTTGTGGCATGATCGGATGTTTTTTAATATTGCGTAAAATGGCTATGCTTGCAGATGCAATTAGTCACACAGTTTTATTAGGGATTGTTGGAGCTTATTTAATAAGCAATAGCTTAGACGGAATAAACATGCTAATAGGGGCTGTTATAGTAGGCTTACTTACTGCTTTTTTTGTTCAACTTCTTGATTCAAGTGGAGTACAATCAGATGCAGCAATTGGTGTTGTTTTTACTTCGCTGTTTGCAGTCGGCGTCATTCTACTCTCATTATACGCTGATAATGTCCATCTAGATGTTGATCATGCATTGATGGGTGAGATCACATTTATCCCATGGGATACAATTGAAATCGCGGGTTACAATTTAGGTCCAAAGGCAGTATGGATGTTAGGTTCTGTACTTGTCATAAACCTCATTTTGATTATTTTATTTTATAAGGAAATAAAAATAGCTTCCTTCGATCCAGAAATGGCGCTAGCATTAGGAATTCCAGTTATGTTTATACACTATTTACTTATGGGGATGGTATCGATTTCAACTGTTGCATCCTTCGATAGTGTAGGGGCGATTCTTGTTGTTGCGATGCTCATCGTCCCTGGAGCAACAGCCTATTTATTAACAGAAAGGCTTAGTATCATGCTCGTCATAAGTGCACTTATCGGAGTGTTAGCTGCTGTTCTTGGATACTATGCAGCCGTCTTATGGAATGTATCAATCGCTGGAGCAATGGCAACTTCTGCTGGGATCATCTTTGCTATCACATTTTTCTTATCACCCAAGCATGGTGTACTGTCCAGGTGGTTAGCGAGAAGAAAAGTAACCATTAAGGATTTTTGA
- a CDS encoding nitronate monooxygenase gives MKLPNEISSQLKLPVIGAPMFLVSGPELVLAQCKAGIIGSFPAPNARTIDILDKWMATITMELSDYKTANPNKKVAPWAANLVVHSTYERLHQELQLIKTYKPQIVITALGNPAAVIEAVHSYGGKVFADVNSIKHAKKAASLNVDGLVLVSSGAGGHTGAISGFAFVQAVREFFDGILVLAGSISNGKAILASQVLGADLAYMGTRFISASESMATEDYKGMLVSSSCEDIICTDAFTGIPANMLAPSIKLAGLDPDKLAAKASVDFNNPQSDKKAWKDIWSSGHGVGSIKAVESVDTIVNNMYKEYVDAQNIISELSKR, from the coding sequence ATGAAATTACCTAACGAAATTAGCTCACAACTAAAACTACCAGTAATTGGTGCGCCTATGTTTTTAGTTTCTGGACCTGAGTTAGTTTTAGCACAGTGTAAAGCAGGAATAATTGGATCATTTCCAGCACCTAATGCTCGTACAATTGACATATTAGATAAATGGATGGCTACTATTACGATGGAGTTAAGTGACTATAAGACTGCAAATCCTAATAAAAAAGTTGCGCCTTGGGCAGCGAACTTAGTTGTTCATTCGACATACGAACGCTTGCATCAAGAATTACAATTAATAAAAACATATAAACCACAAATAGTTATAACGGCGCTTGGTAATCCAGCTGCAGTTATTGAAGCTGTTCATTCATATGGAGGTAAAGTTTTTGCGGATGTTAACTCTATAAAACATGCTAAGAAAGCAGCTTCTCTTAATGTGGATGGACTTGTACTTGTAAGCTCTGGTGCTGGAGGACATACTGGCGCAATATCTGGATTCGCTTTTGTTCAAGCGGTTCGTGAATTTTTTGATGGTATTTTAGTACTAGCAGGATCAATTTCTAATGGGAAGGCAATTTTAGCATCACAGGTTCTTGGAGCTGATCTCGCTTATATGGGGACAAGGTTTATTTCTGCTAGCGAAAGCATGGCGACAGAAGATTATAAGGGCATGTTAGTCTCCTCTTCATGTGAGGATATAATTTGTACGGACGCATTTACAGGTATCCCTGCAAATATGCTAGCACCTAGTATTAAATTAGCAGGTCTCGATCCAGATAAACTAGCAGCAAAAGCAAGTGTTGACTTTAATAATCCACAATCTGATAAAAAAGCATGGAAGGATATTTGGTCGTCAGGTCATGGTGTAGGGTCAATTAAAGCTGTTGAATCAGTAGATACGATTGTAAACAATATGTATAAAGAATATGTCGATGCCCAAAACATCATTTCTGAATTAAGTAAACGATAG
- a CDS encoding metal ABC transporter permease, producing MWATLISTLSDANTQWVLIGTVLLGIASGVLGSFALLRKQSLLGDAMAHAALPGICIAFLLYGSKSIVLFLIGAAISGLIATYFIQSIISFSRIKEDTAIGLILSVFFGFGIVLLTFIAQNSSGNQSGLDDFIFGQAASLIGTDVKVISGVAITMLVITLLLFKEFKLLTFDPQFAKGIGLPTGVLNALLMVLIVGAVVIGLQAVGVVLMAAMLITPAIAARYWTERLDYMVIISGAIGAVSGILGTLISTTTTGMPTGPLIIVAATIIFLVSMIFAPNRGLLMKGIRLLKLRKLVAKENILLSLYDFAEEMINTDNRHYLRAIDEREINQKRPLSSRQLNKVLLQFSKEGIVKKEPNLSWHLTEKGLYEAYNVVLKHRLMEIYLMHEMKFAAFHVKHDNHSSILDLPKNVVDELKKLLIQYGRQPKLVPSSEGSLHTVFSPTSTETHRQKVKGHGGASS from the coding sequence ATGTGGGCTACACTCATTAGCACGTTATCAGATGCAAATACTCAATGGGTGTTAATAGGAACCGTTTTATTAGGGATAGCTAGCGGTGTGTTAGGGAGCTTTGCATTACTTCGAAAGCAGAGCTTACTAGGGGATGCGATGGCACATGCTGCTTTACCTGGGATATGTATAGCTTTTTTACTTTACGGTTCAAAGTCAATTGTGTTATTTCTAATTGGTGCAGCAATTTCAGGCTTAATAGCAACTTATTTTATACAGTCTATTATATCCTTTTCGAGAATTAAGGAAGATACGGCGATTGGCTTAATTCTATCTGTGTTTTTTGGTTTTGGAATTGTCTTATTAACATTTATTGCACAAAACAGTTCGGGGAATCAAAGCGGTTTAGACGACTTTATCTTTGGGCAGGCTGCATCGCTAATAGGTACGGATGTAAAAGTTATATCTGGTGTAGCTATAACGATGCTCGTTATTACATTACTATTGTTTAAAGAATTTAAGCTTCTAACATTTGACCCTCAGTTTGCAAAGGGGATTGGATTACCAACAGGTGTTTTAAATGCATTACTCATGGTACTAATAGTTGGGGCAGTTGTCATTGGTTTACAAGCAGTTGGAGTTGTCCTCATGGCAGCTATGCTTATTACACCTGCCATAGCTGCGCGTTATTGGACAGAGAGGCTTGATTACATGGTCATTATTTCTGGAGCAATAGGTGCAGTTTCAGGTATATTAGGTACTTTAATTAGTACGACAACAACAGGTATGCCTACAGGTCCGTTAATTATCGTCGCGGCAACTATCATCTTTCTTGTTTCAATGATTTTTGCACCAAATCGCGGCTTATTAATGAAAGGAATTCGTTTGCTAAAGCTTAGAAAACTCGTAGCGAAGGAAAATATATTACTATCTTTATATGATTTTGCTGAAGAAATGATTAATACTGACAATAGGCATTATCTCCGTGCAATTGATGAAAGAGAGATTAACCAAAAACGGCCTCTATCGAGTCGACAGTTAAACAAAGTATTATTACAATTTTCAAAAGAAGGTATTGTGAAAAAAGAACCTAATCTTTCATGGCATTTAACCGAAAAAGGTTTATATGAAGCTTATAATGTAGTTTTGAAACATAGATTAATGGAAATTTATTTAATGCACGAAATGAAATTTGCAGCATTTCATGTAAAGCATGATAATCATTCATCAATATTAGATTTACCGAAAAATGTAGTTGACGAGTTGAAGAAATTATTAATTCAATACGGAAGGCAACCAAAGCTAGTGCCTAGTTCGGAAGGCAGCTTACACACTGTTTTTAGCCCTACATCAACTGAAACGCATCGACAAAAGGTAAAAGGACATGGAGGGGCAAGCTCATGA